In the Pectinatus sottacetonis genome, AGAATGCTTTAATATTATTATTATTTTGTATATTGAGGAGCATTAATATTTAATGAATAACCGCTTAAAAGGTTTTTTGCTGATTATTGCAGGAACTAGTTTTTGGGGAGCATCAGGTGTTGTGGTACAGTACTTGCTGCATGATAAAATGTTTAACGCCCAGTGGCTGACTTGCATCAGGCTTACAGGGGCTGGAATTATCTTGCTAGTAATGGATAAAGTTTGCTATAGAAGCCGATTATTATCTATATGGAATCGCTCAAGTGCGAAGGATATTATCGCTTTTAGTATGTTGGGGATGCTTGGAACGCAGCTTACCTATATTTTAACTATTTTAAACAGTAATGCAGCAACAGCAACTATTTTGCAGTATCTTATGCCAGCATTTGTCTTGGTATATATGCTGGCTGCTGAAAAGCGCGGGCCTATGGTAAAAGAAGGAATTTGTCTTTTTATGGCGATTTCTGGAACGTTTCTGCTTGTTACAAAAGGACAGCTTAATACACTGGCAATTTCTCTGCCGGCATTAATTTGGGGATTGATATCGGCACTGGCGGCAGCCTTCTATACATTGCAGCCAAGAAAAATGCTGAGATGCTATCATTCATCACTGATTGTGGGCTGGGGAATGTTTACTGGCGGGGTAATATTATCATTGTTTAAATCCCCTTTTGATTTTACTGGTACTTTAGATTTATATTCAATAGTGGCATTGTTATTTGTTGTAATTTTCGGGACAGTTTTGTCTTTTTGGACTTATATTGAAAGTACGAAGTATTTGTATCCTACTGAAGTGGGGGCAATGGCATCAATAGAGCCATTGGTGTCGGTCGTTTTATCCGTAGTTTTTATGAATGTGGCATTTGGTATTCCTGAAATATGTGGTAGTATATTAATTGTTGGAACAGTGTTTGTTTTGGCGAAAAAGTAAAAAAACTTGAACATTTTTCAAACAGGGTACAGTAATATAATTTTCTTTGCTGGACCCTGTTTATTAACGCAAAAAAACATATAAATTTATTATTATGTAGATTTTTTTTTGATATTATTGTAAAATCATATATTAAACAGACTGCTAATGATGAAAAATGTTGCATATGAATAAATCGAAAGTGTTACTTTATATCAATATGCATACAAATCAGAATATTCATTGAGCAGACGGCAGCAAAAAAATTATATAATTTTTTAATATTATGGAAAAGCAGATTTTTTTGCTGGAAAATCCAGCTATGAAGAGGTGATTTATTTATGAAACATGCCCTTTCTGTTTTGGTGAATAATAAACCAGGGGTTTTATTGCGTGTAGTGGGAATGATTTCCCGCCGCTCGTTTAATATTGATAGCTTGTCAGTGGGAGTAACACAGCCGCCTGAATATTCACGTATTACTATTTTTTTTAAAGGTGAGGCATATATAGTTGACCAAATGATAAAGCAGATTGGTAAGATTCCCGATGTTACAGCAGTACAGCTGCATAACCCTAAAGATGCAGTATACAGAGGAATGACATTAGTAAAGGTAAGAACTGATGATGATAATAGATTAGATGTATTAAAAATTGCAGAATTGTTTAGGGCACATGCTGTCGATGTACAGACAACGACACTTATTTTTGAAATAACAGGACAGGATGAAAAAGTGGAGGCATTTACAAGGTTGCTTGCCCCATATGGAATACTGGAAA is a window encoding:
- a CDS encoding DMT family transporter, which encodes MNNRLKGFLLIIAGTSFWGASGVVVQYLLHDKMFNAQWLTCIRLTGAGIILLVMDKVCYRSRLLSIWNRSSAKDIIAFSMLGMLGTQLTYILTILNSNAATATILQYLMPAFVLVYMLAAEKRGPMVKEGICLFMAISGTFLLVTKGQLNTLAISLPALIWGLISALAAAFYTLQPRKMLRCYHSSLIVGWGMFTGGVILSLFKSPFDFTGTLDLYSIVALLFVVIFGTVLSFWTYIESTKYLYPTEVGAMASIEPLVSVVLSVVFMNVAFGIPEICGSILIVGTVFVLAKK
- the ilvN gene encoding acetolactate synthase small subunit; the protein is MKHALSVLVNNKPGVLLRVVGMISRRSFNIDSLSVGVTQPPEYSRITIFFKGEAYIVDQMIKQIGKIPDVTAVQLHNPKDAVYRGMTLVKVRTDDDNRLDVLKIAELFRAHAVDVQTTTLIFEITGQDEKVEAFTRLLAPYGILEIIRTGQIAMERGEKTINNYAEKKEFYGKSVI